The following are from one region of the Homalodisca vitripennis isolate AUS2020 unplaced genomic scaffold, UT_GWSS_2.1 ScUCBcl_71;HRSCAF=910, whole genome shotgun sequence genome:
- the LOC124370223 gene encoding uncharacterized protein LOC124370223 — MDKLYDEQVTGIERSEYRTVMPVSDLNFNTPNNYTVFKLDHGDAFYDSRIMYHIHGELVKKSDGTEYPAASTIQLIDNFPAYLFSRIELKKHNTLLDSVDHPGITSQVKGLVSYSKSQMYMLPTSGFISKFSGGGKFEALGTLGHLGLGFFDHLRNPMYKGGFEITFTRAEDNDAIYHWSGNAQGATEPADGKVVIKSFVLRVPLVEYETNAKSQLIAGLKQMSDKDSLKYTYLQWQCIDKKGVFGSTFNFDVTGLYRNVYNPKFIIVALQTDRANKQKKNPSRFDHCNLKNVSVKINGHRYPAEMQNCDMAAQNYRLLYDQYLTFRKLMYGDTDVYVNMDDFKSRYPIIVIDPHLHPTSRDRSKNDIQVELDFTTAVASAQGDVGTTAYIILVSQTEFMYDITRKRYSHGSVMTFISVLVYAGQRRVPIDVTHQYVF, encoded by the coding sequence ATGGACAAGTTGTACGATGAACAAGTTACTGGAATCGAGCGGAGCGAGTACCGGACCGTGATGCCGGTCTCCGACCTAAATTTCAATACGCCAAACAACTATACGGTTTTCAAATTGGATCACGGAGATGCGTTTTACGATTctcgcataatgtaccacatacACGGAGAGTTGGTCAAGAAATCTGACGGTACCGAATACCCCGCAGCGTCGACAATTCAACTGATTGACAATTTTCCAGCGTATCTGTTTTCGCGAATCGAACTGAAAAAACACAACACTCTGCTCGACAGTGTGGACCATCCCGGCATTACGAGTCAAGTGAAAGGATTGGTGAGCTACAGTAAATCGCAAATGTACATGTTGCCGACTAGCGGTTTCATTTCCAAGTTTAGTGGCGGCGGCAAGTTCGAAGCGTTGGGTACACTCGGCCACTTGGGACTGGGATTCTTTGACCATTTGCGTAACCCGATGTACAAAGGCGGGTTCGAGATCACGTTCACTCGAGCCGAAGACAATGACGCTATATACCACTGGTCGGGTAATGCACAAGGAGCAACTGAACCGGCAGACGGTAAAGTTGTAATCAAGTCGTTTGTGTTGCGTGTTCCGTTGGTCGAGTACGAGACAAACGCCAAAAGCCAGCTGATTGCCGGTCTCAAACAAATGAGTGATAAGGATTCGCTGAAATACACTTACTTGCAGTGGCAGTGTATCGATAAGAAAGGCGTGTTTGGTTCAACGTTCAACTTTGACGTCACCGGCCTCTATCGTAACGTGTACAATCCCAAATTCATTATCGTTGCACTGCAAACAGACCGCGCCAACAAGCAAAAGAAAAATCCAAGTCGATTCGATCACTGCAATTTAAAGAATGTGTCGGTAAAAATCAACGGACACCGCTATCCGGCGGAAATGCAAAACTGTGATATGGCGGCTCAAAACTACAGGTTGTTGTACGACCAGTACTTGACATTTAGAAAACTCATGTACGGCGATACGGACGTGTATGTCAACATGGACGACTTTAAATCGAGGTACCCCATCATCGTGATTGACCCGCATTTGCATCCCACCAGCCGAGACAGGTCCAAAAACGATATACAAGTCGAATTGGATTTCACTACAGCAGTTGCGTCCGCACAAGGCGACGTGGGCACTACGGCGTACATAATATTGGTGTCTCAGACAGAGTTCATGTACGACATTACGCGAAAACGTTATTCGCATGGTTCAGTGATGACGTTTATCAGTGTCCTCGTTTATGCAGGACAGCGTCGTGTTCCAATAGATGTAACGCACCAATACGTGTTTTAG
- the LOC124370224 gene encoding uncharacterized protein LOC124370224, with protein sequence MYDFHYTVVKRRYGDKAKLQYTDTDSLTYHIQTTDLYKDIKDMIDLFDTSDYPEPNRYNMPRVNKKVLGKMKDELNGRIMYEHSKGVKKTVIENHLTFDDYKQCLFDRGVQYGSMNMIRSFKHDLYSVELNKIVLSPHDDKRYIQDDGIGTLPCGHYSIPVEVMAELEIQSALSTQ encoded by the exons ATGTACGACTTCCACTACACCGTCGTCAAGAGGCGGTACGGTGACAAAGCCAAACTTCAATATACAGACACCGACTCGCTAACGTACCACATCCAGACGACCGACTTGTACAAAGACATCAAAGACATGATCGATCTGTTCGACACCAGCGACTATCCCGAGCCCAACCGTTACAACATGCCTCGAGTCAACAAAAAGGTACTAGGGAAGATGAAAGACGAGCTCAACGGCAGAATCATGTACGAGCAC TCGAAAGGAGTCAAAAAGACAGTGATCGAAAACCATCTGACCTTTGACGATTACAAACAGTGTCTGTTCGACAGAGGTGTACAGTACGGTTCGATGAACATGATCCGGAGCTTTAAACACGACTTGTACAGCGTTGAACTGAACAAAATTGTTCTGTCACCTCACGATGACAAACGCTACATCCAAGACGACGGCATCGGGACTCTGCCCTGTGGACACTACAGCATCCCCGTAGAAGTTATGGCTGAGCTGGAAATCCAGTCTGCTCTGTCGACACAGTGA
- the LOC124370225 gene encoding uncharacterized protein LOC124370225, which translates to MKKLLAEVDEFYAKGSGWTLHKILHLELRINRYVPLRGSSYMELHEKISAKKAIVNIMNNDQKCFVWSILAALHPKEWQAQPQRIHHYQPFEHELDAYLDGITFPVSLDNVKLFEKRSGISVNVYAYDKKLFVYPLYVTREEKDTHVDLLYIRDQNNSHYCLIKDLSRLVRSQLSKHTTRTWLCKRCLMHYGTEELLIKHKEDCSEHEAVKILTPKEGSTIQFKDFKHAMRVPFVAYADFECMLTPVASSSRDPDARSSYTEKYQKHEAVSFSYYFVYSDGDYEPPTTYFGTDAAQVFVESIMNDAREIFQLYSRAAAVPMELTQDDLHAIANARQCHICCKSFNDPNDYEVRDHDHLTGKFRGMAHNSCNLNFKKPHFLPVFVHNLSGYDTHLFIKMFGLNNETIEVIPNNEERYISYTIEVRRGVKIRFLDSLKFMASSLDKLAKNLSPDKFKNISKFYDGEKLELLLKKGVYPYDYMDSIEKFERSSLPAQNDFYNKLNDAHVKPEDYRHAVNVWNTFNVQNMKDYTLLYNKTDVLLLADIMENFRDVCMQTYQLDPAWYYTAPGLAWSAMLKTTGIKLDLLSDYNMILMIGKGIRGGVSQCSNRYAAANNPYMEAEFNVDQPTSYLTYLDVNNLYGWAMSQDMPYKNFKWCKADIDVTKVPDDAPTGYILEVDLVYPNNLHDLHSDLPLAPERRVPPGSKEEKLLTTLFEKEKYVVHYRNLKQYLSLGMKLKKVHRVLSFSQSAWLKPYIDLNTQMQWTSDWPRKTNKSTSGLLNQTLRAERYLPNN; encoded by the exons ATGAAAAAACTCTTGGCCGAAGTGGATGAGTTTTACGCCAAGGGGTCTGGTTGGACCTTGCACAAAATCCTCCACCTCGAGTTACGAATTAATCGTTACGTTCCACTCAGAGGCTCCAGTTACATGGAACTACACGAAAAGATTTCAGCTAAGAAAGCAATCGTAAACATAATGAACAACGATCAGAAATGTTTTGTGTGGTCAATCTTAGCCGCGTTGCATCCCAAGGAGTGGCAAGCGCAGCCCCAGCGTATACACCACTATCAACCTTTCGAGCACGAGCTAGACGCCTACCTGGACGGCATCACTTTTCCTGTGAGTCTCGATAACGTCAAGTTGTTTGAAAAGCGATCTGGAATATCCGTCAACGTGTACGCGTATGATAAGAAACTTTTCGTCTATCCGCTGTACGTGACACGAGAAGAAAAAGACACACACGTTGACTTGCTGTATATTAGAGATCAAAACAACTCTCACTACTGCCTCATCAAAGATCTCAGCCGATTAGTACGTTCACAACTTTCAAAGCACACGACTAGAACCTGGCTCTGCAAGCGCTGCCTCATGCATTACGGTACCGAGGAACTACTGATCAAACACAAAGAAGACTGCAGCGAACACGAGGCGGTGAAAATACTGACACCGAAAGAAGGCTCCACAATTCAGTTTAAGGACTTCAAACACGCGATGAGAGTTCCGTTCGTGGCTTACGCTGACTTTGAGTGTATGCTGACTCCCGTAGCCAGCAGCAGCCGGGATCCCGATGCACGAAGTTCTTACACTGAAAAGTACCAGAAACACGAAGCGGTTAGTTTCTCGTACTACTTCGTGTACTCTGACGGTGATTACGAACCGCCCACAACGTATTTCGGAACTGACGCTGCACAAGTGTTCGTGGAAAGCATCATGAACGATGCCAGGGAAATATTCCAACTTTACTCAAGAGCTGCTGCTGTACCGATGGAGCTGACTCAAGACGATTTACATGCAATAGCCAACGCTCGGCAGTGTCACATCTGTTGCAAGTCATTCAACGATCCCAACGATTACGAAGTTCGCGATCACGACCATCTGACGGGGAAATTCAGAGGTATGGCACACAACTCTTGCAACCTCAACTTCAAGAAACCACACTTCCTGCCGGTGTTTGTCCATAACCTGAGCGGATACGACACCCACCTGTTTATCAAGATGTTTGGCCTCAACAACGAGACCATCGAGGTAATCCCCAACAACGAGGAACGTTACATCTCCTACACCATCGAGGTTAGGCGTGGAGTGAAAATACGGTTCCTGGACTCGTTGAAATTCATGGCAAGCAGTCTAGACAAGTTGGCTAAGAACCTGTCTCccgataaatttaaaaacatttccaaattCTATGACGGAGAGAAACTTGAATTGTTACTTAAAAAGGGTGTCTATCCCTACGATTACATGGACAGCATTGAGAAGTTTGAACGTTCGTCCCTGCCCGCGCAGAACGACTTTTACAACAAGCTGAACGATGCTCACGTAAAGCCCGAAGACTACCGACATGCGGTCAACGTTTGGAATACGTTCAACGTACAGAACATGAAAGACTACACACTGTTGTACAACAAGACGGACGTACTCTTGCTGGCGGATATTATGGAGAACTTTCGCGACGTTTGCATGCAGACGTACCAGCTCGACCCAGCCTGGTACTATACGGCTCCCGGACTCGCGTGGAGTGCGATGCTCAAGACCACCGGCATAAAACTCGACCTTCTCAGTGACTACAACATGATCCTGATGATCGGCAAGGGCATTCGTGGCGGAGTGTCACAGTGCTCTAACCGGTACGCCGCAGCCAACAACCCTTATATGGAAGCAGAATTCAATGTGGACCAGCCGACTTCCTACCTGACGTACTTGGACGTCAACAATCTGTACGGCTGGGCCATGAGTCAAGACATGCCGTATAAGAACTTCAAGTGGTGCAAAGCCGACATCGACGTTACAAAAGTTCCGGATGACGCACCAACTGGCTACATTCTGGAAGTCGACTTGGTGTATCCCAATAATTTGCACGACTTGCACTCTGACTTGCCTCTTGCACCGGAACGTCGAGTACCGCCGGGATCGAAAGAAGAAAAGTTACTCACCACACTGTTTGAGAAGGAAAAATATGTTGTCCACTACAGGAATCTCAAACAGTATTTGTCGCTCGGCATGAAACTTAAGAAAGTCCACAGAGTGCTGAGTTTCAGTCAATCTGCCTGGCTCAAGCCCTACATCGACTTGAACACCCAGATGC AGTGGACATCCGACTGGCCACGAAAGACAAACAAGTCGACAAGTGGACTGCTCAACCAAACTTTAAGAGCAGAACGATATTTACCGAACAACTAG